Proteins encoded by one window of Streptomyces sp. NBC_01477:
- a CDS encoding putative leader peptide produces the protein MGERRTSRPGRGSALQAFRSSSRRHIDLQRVAAALCPGLPTSC, from the coding sequence ATGGGTGAGCGGCGGACGTCGCGGCCCGGACGTGGCAGCGCCTTGCAGGCCTTCCGCAGCAGCAGCCGTCGCCATATCGACCTGCAGCGCGTCGCCGCCGCACTCTGTCCGGGACTGCCCACCAGCTGCTGA